A genomic stretch from Flavobacterium sp. KS-LB2 includes:
- a CDS encoding aminopeptidase P N-terminal domain-containing protein has protein sequence MNVKLSFVFTVLFVCAAIAQNGNPTDYLSAQFHKERREALRAKMPQNSVAVFFGNPIRNRANDVDFIYHQDPDFYYLTGYKEPNSVLVIFSNNQTNKDGKSFNELLYVQEKNPRAEQWTGVRLGTEGAKKELGFENAFNGAAFLNSGIDYASFDTVFFKEFEEDIRNSKNEKADLYKLIGAFKSQIGYNEKVKSQMDSNVQNEINAKKSITSKKATINTKSILTYMASLREKKSKEELVLLTKAVRISAMGQREIMKAMHPGMSETEIQGIHEFVYKKYGSEFEGYPSIVGAGNNGCVLHYIENSKMKVENDLVLMDLGAEYHGYTADVTRTIPANGKFSTEQKLIYDLVYEAQEAGIVAAKIGNSFNAPDVAARTVISAGLVKLGIVKTEQESRKYFPHGTSHHIGLDVHDPGLYNAFEADMVVTVEPGIYIPIGSDCDKKWWGIAVRIEDDILITMNGPVNLSAEAPRKSNEIEALMNEKSVLDTFTLPNLD, from the coding sequence ATGAATGTAAAACTTTCTTTTGTTTTTACTGTTCTTTTTGTTTGTGCAGCAATAGCGCAAAACGGAAACCCAACGGATTATTTGTCGGCTCAATTCCATAAAGAGCGTAGAGAAGCCTTGCGTGCCAAAATGCCTCAGAATAGTGTGGCGGTATTTTTTGGAAATCCCATTCGAAACAGAGCCAATGATGTGGATTTCATCTACCATCAAGATCCCGATTTTTATTATTTGACAGGGTACAAAGAGCCGAATTCAGTTTTGGTAATTTTTTCAAACAATCAAACCAATAAAGATGGAAAGTCATTCAATGAATTGCTCTATGTTCAGGAGAAAAATCCAAGAGCGGAGCAATGGACAGGAGTGCGTTTAGGAACGGAAGGCGCCAAAAAAGAGTTGGGTTTTGAAAATGCGTTCAATGGAGCAGCATTTTTAAATTCTGGGATTGATTATGCCAGTTTTGATACTGTTTTCTTTAAGGAATTTGAAGAAGATATCCGAAATTCGAAAAATGAAAAAGCCGATTTATACAAGTTAATTGGAGCATTTAAATCCCAAATTGGCTACAACGAAAAAGTGAAGTCTCAAATGGATTCGAATGTGCAAAACGAAATCAATGCTAAAAAAAGCATCACTTCAAAAAAGGCTACAATAAATACCAAATCGATTTTGACGTATATGGCGAGTTTGCGTGAAAAAAAATCCAAAGAAGAGTTGGTTTTGCTGACAAAAGCCGTTCGAATTTCGGCAATGGGACAACGCGAAATTATGAAAGCGATGCATCCCGGAATGTCCGAAACAGAAATACAGGGAATTCATGAATTTGTATACAAAAAATACGGCAGCGAGTTTGAGGGGTATCCATCAATAGTGGGCGCAGGAAATAATGGCTGTGTGTTGCATTATATTGAAAACAGCAAAATGAAAGTCGAAAATGATTTGGTTTTAATGGATTTAGGTGCTGAATATCATGGCTATACTGCTGATGTAACCCGAACAATTCCTGCTAACGGAAAATTTTCTACGGAGCAAAAACTAATATATGATTTAGTGTATGAAGCCCAAGAAGCAGGAATTGTTGCTGCAAAAATTGGAAATAGTTTCAATGCTCCTGATGTTGCGGCACGTACAGTGATAAGTGCTGGTTTAGTGAAACTAGGGATTGTTAAAACGGAACAAGAATCTAGAAAATATTTTCCGCACGGGACTTCGCATCACATTGGGTTAGATGTTCACGATCCTGGGTTATACAATGCTTTTGAAGCCGATATGGTTGTTACTGTTGAGCCGGGAATTTATATTCCCATTGGTAGTGATTGTGATAAAAAATGGTGGGGAATTGCAGTACGAATTGAAGATGATATTTTAATTACTATGAATGGACCCGTTAATTTATCTGCGGAAGCACCAAGAAAATCTAATGAAATTGAAGCACTTATGAATGAAAAAAGTGTTTTAGACACTTTTACGTTACCAAATTTAGATTAG
- a CDS encoding DUF1697 domain-containing protein, whose translation MTTHLALLRGINVSGHSMIKMEALKTTLEAIGFQNVQTYIQSGNVFVDTEEESPAAVGFKIKQEIFKAFGHEVPVVVIAKEDLVACFKNNPFLKEKDIDSKKLYVAFISTTLQSTSMNDLRISQFKPDEASIDGCRIFIKYAVGAGKTRFDQKYIEKKLNVTATIRNWNTVTQLLKMYEER comes from the coding sequence ATGACAACTCATCTCGCACTACTACGTGGCATCAATGTTTCCGGTCACAGTATGATAAAAATGGAGGCACTAAAAACGACTTTGGAAGCCATTGGTTTTCAAAATGTGCAAACCTATATTCAATCCGGAAATGTTTTTGTGGATACCGAAGAAGAAAGTCCTGCTGCTGTTGGCTTCAAAATAAAGCAAGAAATTTTCAAGGCTTTTGGTCATGAAGTGCCTGTTGTGGTAATTGCTAAAGAAGACTTGGTAGCATGTTTTAAGAACAATCCTTTTTTGAAGGAAAAAGATATTGATTCTAAGAAGTTGTATGTGGCTTTTATTTCGACCACGTTGCAAAGTACCAGTATGAATGATTTGAGAATTAGTCAGTTCAAACCGGATGAAGCCAGTATTGACGGCTGCAGAATTTTTATAAAATATGCTGTTGGCGCCGGAAAAACTCGATTTGATCAAAAATACATCGAGAAAAAACTGAATGTTACTGCAACAATCCGCAATTGGAATACAGTCACGCAATTGCTAAAAATGTACGAGGAAAGATAA
- a CDS encoding endonuclease/exonuclease/phosphatase family protein: MKLITWNCQGAFRKKAKIILTLNPDILVVQECESPERLIFKNSTIKPNDFLWFGDNQNKGLGIFSFGNFKFELLEQYNPEFKIVTPIKVSNKDKSFVLFAIWANNTQDKNNQYIEQVWKAINHYDEILNNEMTILTGDFNSNKIWDRKHRIGNHSEVVDKLAKKNIFSIYHNHYNEEQGKETKPTFYLQRNQNKPYHIDYCFASESLIEKFKNIEIGTYENWIEHSDHSPLSVKFEL; encoded by the coding sequence ATGAAATTAATAACATGGAATTGCCAAGGTGCATTTAGAAAAAAAGCAAAAATTATTTTAACACTCAATCCTGATATTCTGGTTGTTCAGGAATGCGAAAGTCCAGAAAGATTAATTTTTAAAAATTCAACTATAAAACCAAATGATTTTTTATGGTTTGGAGACAACCAAAATAAAGGACTTGGAATATTTTCATTTGGAAATTTTAAATTTGAACTTCTTGAGCAGTATAACCCTGAATTTAAAATTGTGACGCCAATTAAAGTTAGTAATAAAGATAAATCATTTGTACTTTTTGCGATTTGGGCAAACAATACACAAGATAAAAACAATCAATATATTGAACAAGTTTGGAAAGCAATAAATCATTATGATGAGATTCTAAATAATGAGATGACAATATTAACAGGAGATTTTAATAGTAATAAAATTTGGGATAGAAAACATCGAATTGGGAATCATTCAGAGGTTGTTGACAAATTAGCGAAGAAAAATATCTTTAGTATTTATCATAATCATTATAATGAAGAACAAGGAAAAGAAACAAAACCAACATTTTATTTACAACGAAATCAAAATAAACCATATCATATAGATTATTGTTTCGCATCAGAAAGTCTAATAGAAAAATTTAAAAATATAGAAATTGGGACTTATGAAAATTGGATTGAACATAGTGATCATTCACCGTTATCTGTAAAATTCGAACTTTAG
- the recG gene encoding ATP-dependent DNA helicase RecG, with amino-acid sequence MQNLLLTPIEYLKSVGPNRGELLRKELGIYKYQDLVNFFPNRYIDRTRYYKINELQNNIAEVQIIGKIINIKTVEFGRNQKRLVATFVDDTGQMELVWFQGHKWIRESLKLNEMCVIFGKCTSFGSTFNMAHPEIELLSEHEKSLRSAMQPVYPSTETLTNRGISNRVINKLMQQLFLETQALFTETLPDYLINELKLIPKKTALFNIHFPKSTEVLAKAKFRLIFEELFFIQLQLITKNLIRKHKIKGHPFSTVGEYFNDFYQNHLPFQLTNAQKRVIKEIRTDMGSNAQMNRLLQGDVGSGKTIVAFMSMLLALDNGFQACLMAPTEILANQHFVGLSELAETLNINIRILTGSTKIAQRRIIHEELENGTLHILIGTHALLEDKVKFKNLGLAVIDEQHRFGVEQRSKLWKKNVIPPHVLVMTATPIPRTLAMSLYGDLDISVIDELPPGRKPIQTVHRFDSNRLKVWKFLRDEIALGRQIYIVYPLIQESEKMDFKDLMDGYESISRDFPLPQYSISILHGKMKPADKDAEMKRFSEGKTNIMVATTVIEVGVNVPNASVMIIESAERFGLSQLHQLRGRVGRGAEQSYCILMTSHKLSSDSKTRMETMVQTNDGFEIAEVDLKLRGPGDLMGTQQSGVLNLQIADLVKDRDTLALARNYALQLLKNDASMQKPEHAALRSVFIEMTKKKNIWNYIS; translated from the coding sequence ATGCAAAACCTCCTACTCACTCCTATCGAATACCTCAAAAGCGTTGGTCCCAATCGGGGCGAATTGCTGCGTAAGGAATTGGGGATTTATAAATATCAGGATTTGGTTAATTTTTTTCCAAACAGATACATTGACAGGACACGGTATTACAAGATTAACGAACTGCAAAACAACATTGCCGAAGTTCAAATCATTGGTAAAATCATCAATATCAAAACCGTTGAATTTGGCAGAAACCAAAAACGTTTGGTGGCTACTTTTGTGGATGATACAGGTCAAATGGAACTCGTTTGGTTTCAAGGCCACAAATGGATTCGGGAGAGTTTAAAGCTCAATGAAATGTGTGTGATTTTCGGAAAATGCACGTCTTTTGGAAGTACTTTCAATATGGCGCATCCGGAAATTGAATTGCTGAGCGAGCATGAAAAAAGTCTACGTTCGGCAATGCAACCCGTTTATCCTTCGACCGAAACCTTGACAAATCGCGGGATTTCAAACCGGGTGATTAATAAATTGATGCAGCAATTGTTTCTGGAAACGCAAGCGTTGTTTACAGAAACTTTGCCCGATTATTTAATCAACGAATTGAAGCTGATTCCTAAAAAAACGGCTTTATTCAACATTCATTTTCCGAAAAGCACCGAAGTTTTGGCGAAAGCCAAATTCCGCCTAATCTTCGAAGAATTGTTCTTTATTCAATTGCAATTAATTACGAAAAATCTTATCCGAAAACATAAAATAAAAGGACATCCGTTCAGTACAGTGGGCGAATATTTCAATGATTTTTATCAGAATCATTTGCCTTTTCAATTGACCAATGCCCAAAAAAGAGTGATCAAAGAAATCCGAACCGATATGGGCAGTAACGCCCAAATGAACCGTTTGCTGCAAGGCGATGTAGGTTCCGGAAAAACAATTGTGGCTTTTATGAGCATGCTTTTGGCACTTGATAATGGCTTTCAAGCCTGCTTGATGGCGCCCACAGAAATCTTGGCAAACCAGCACTTTGTTGGTTTATCCGAATTAGCCGAAACCTTAAATATAAATATCAGAATCTTAACCGGTTCTACCAAAATAGCACAACGCAGGATTATCCATGAAGAACTGGAAAACGGTACGTTACATATCCTTATCGGAACGCACGCTTTACTGGAAGATAAAGTAAAATTCAAGAATTTAGGACTAGCCGTAATTGATGAACAACACCGTTTTGGTGTAGAACAACGCTCTAAATTGTGGAAGAAAAATGTGATTCCGCCACACGTTTTGGTGATGACCGCCACGCCTATTCCGCGAACTTTGGCGATGAGTTTGTATGGCGATTTAGACATTTCAGTAATTGATGAATTGCCTCCGGGACGTAAACCCATTCAAACCGTTCATCGCTTTGACAGCAATAGATTGAAAGTTTGGAAATTCCTTCGAGACGAAATTGCTTTGGGACGCCAAATCTATATTGTGTATCCGTTGATTCAGGAATCAGAGAAAATGGATTTCAAGGATTTGATGGACGGTTACGAAAGTATTTCTAGAGATTTTCCGTTGCCGCAATATTCGATTTCTATTTTGCATGGAAAGATGAAACCAGCAGATAAAGATGCCGAAATGAAACGCTTTTCGGAAGGGAAAACTAATATTATGGTCGCCACAACTGTAATTGAAGTGGGCGTAAATGTTCCTAATGCCAGTGTGATGATTATCGAAAGTGCGGAACGTTTTGGATTATCACAACTACATCAGCTTCGCGGTCGTGTGGGTCGTGGTGCAGAACAAAGTTATTGCATCCTGATGACGAGTCATAAATTGAGTTCCGACAGTAAAACCCGAATGGAAACGATGGTACAAACAAACGATGGTTTTGAAATTGCCGAAGTCGATTTGAAGCTTCGTGGTCCCGGAGATTTAATGGGAACGCAGCAAAGTGGCGTACTTAATCTTCAAATTGCCGATTTAGTAAAAGACAGAGATACATTGGCACTAGCCAGAAATTATGCTTTGCAATTACTTAAAAACGACGCAAGTATGCAAAAACCAGAGCATGCAGCTTTGAGATCCGTTTTTATTGAAATGACTAAAAAGAAAAATATATGGAATTATATTAGTTAG
- a CDS encoding efflux RND transporter periplasmic adaptor subunit, with product MKIKYLVYALLTVGIIGFIGYRITENKNKNADSKDQKGKGKSMNVTGIVAKPQTFDNNLSLSGSIEANEQVEIRSEVSGIVEAIYFQEGSNVSKGQVLFKVNDLELRAQLRQTSTREGLASENERRAKLLLQKEAISQEEYDLARADLKSAQAQSQLIKAQIAKTSVRAPFSGKIGLRSISPGTYITPTVLVAKLVNTGKLKITFSIPEKYASQVKTNTNITFTVSGSTENYTAKVYAIEPEVAVATRTLQVRAIAENKNGKLLPGTFADVELPLDIIKDAIVVPTEAIIPVQNGKKVFISSNGQAKEVMIETATRTDASILVLSGLKAGDTIITSGVMSLKNETPVTVKIK from the coding sequence ATGAAAATTAAATATTTAGTTTATGCATTGTTAACAGTCGGAATCATTGGATTTATTGGCTACCGAATTACCGAAAATAAAAATAAAAATGCCGATTCGAAAGACCAAAAAGGAAAAGGCAAGTCGATGAATGTTACTGGAATTGTTGCAAAACCACAAACTTTTGACAATAACTTATCCCTTTCCGGCTCAATAGAGGCCAATGAACAAGTAGAAATCCGAAGTGAAGTTTCTGGAATTGTGGAAGCTATTTATTTTCAGGAAGGAAGTAATGTGAGTAAAGGACAAGTCCTTTTTAAAGTTAATGATTTAGAGTTAAGAGCGCAACTGAGACAAACGTCAACTAGAGAAGGATTGGCCTCGGAAAACGAAAGAAGAGCCAAATTATTACTGCAAAAAGAAGCTATCAGCCAGGAAGAATATGATTTGGCTCGAGCCGATTTAAAATCAGCACAAGCACAAAGTCAGTTAATAAAAGCACAAATTGCAAAAACATCCGTTAGAGCACCATTCTCAGGAAAAATAGGTTTACGTTCTATTTCACCTGGAACCTATATTACACCTACAGTTTTAGTGGCCAAATTAGTAAATACGGGAAAACTAAAAATTACGTTTTCAATTCCGGAAAAATACGCTAGTCAAGTAAAAACAAATACCAACATCACTTTTACTGTTTCGGGTTCTACTGAAAACTATACGGCCAAAGTATATGCTATTGAGCCTGAAGTAGCAGTTGCTACCAGAACGTTACAAGTTCGAGCTATTGCCGAGAATAAAAACGGAAAATTATTACCAGGTACTTTTGCTGATGTCGAATTGCCTTTGGACATTATAAAAGATGCAATCGTTGTGCCTACAGAAGCTATTATTCCGGTGCAAAACGGTAAAAAAGTTTTCATATCCAGTAATGGTCAAGCCAAAGAAGTAATGATAGAAACCGCTACAAGAACAGATGCCTCTATTTTAGTTCTTTCTGGTTTGAAAGCGGGTGATACCATTATTACCAGTGGTGTTATGTCGCTAAAAAATGAAACTCCAGTGACTGTTAAAATTAAATAG
- a CDS encoding efflux RND transporter permease subunit, translating to MSLSTTSIRRPVFTIVINLSIVLFGIIGYTFLGVREFPSIDPAQVSIRTNYAGANADIIESQITEPLEKAINSIDGIRNVTSSSAQGSSNITIEFNLDKDLEEAANDVRDKVSQAVRSLPQDIDSPPVVSKADANGDAIISMTVQSDTRNALELSDYAENVISQRLETIPGVSGVQIWGQKRYAMRLWIDPIKLASYGCTVSEVREALNKQNVELPSGKLTGNNTELTVKTVGNLSTAEEFNNIIIRSEGEKVVRFSDVGLASLGPENTETKMTQSGTPLVGVAIVPLPGANYLDISAAFYKEFEKLKKDLPKDIKLNIAIDNTIFVKKSVIEVAETLGISIVLVILIIYLFFRDWAIAFRPLIDIPVSLIATFFIMWLFGFSINVLTLLAIVLATGLVVDDGIVVTENIFKKVEEGMTPIEAAIKGSNEIFFAVISISITLAAVFLPVIFLEGFVGRLFREFGVVIGAAVLISAFVSLTLTPMLNAYLMKGGEQKKSKFYIRTEPYFQKLNSGYASALDRFMKKKWLSFPILIACFGLIYLFFNLLQKETAPYDDRSGFVLRMSTPEGSSYEYTDRFMQEISKLVDDSIPGKKVALVITSPGFGSSSVNSGFIRVSLVQPNERKESQKEIAEKLTKWTKQYPDAKTSVIEQPTIAVNRRGGLPIQYIIQAPNFKKLEEKIPVFMDEVAKNPTFAVSDVNLKFNKPEVNVTIDREKAESLGISVIDIAQTLQLSLSGQRFGYFMQNGKQYQVIGQFDQKDRSKPLDLTSMYVKNNMGQLIQMDNVVTIEEKSNPPQLYHNNRYMAATISAGLAPGKSINDGIDAMNEIKAKVLDDTFTTDLGGESRDFVESSSNTAFAFGLALLLIFLILSAQFESFIDPFIIILTVPMAVAGALFSLWLFDQTWNIFSQIGTVMLIGLVTKNGILIVEFANQLREQGKPKLEAILEASEARLRPILMTSLAISLGALPIAMSLGAASTSRIGMGVVIVGGTIFSLVLTLFVIPAMYLMWSKARKHYPEFDHIEEYEREVK from the coding sequence ATGAGTTTATCCACAACAAGTATTAGAAGACCCGTATTTACTATTGTAATCAATTTATCCATTGTATTATTTGGAATAATAGGTTATACTTTTTTAGGGGTTCGAGAATTCCCATCCATTGATCCTGCGCAAGTTTCTATCCGAACCAATTATGCTGGTGCAAATGCTGATATCATTGAATCACAAATTACGGAACCTTTAGAAAAAGCAATCAATTCAATTGATGGAATTAGGAACGTAACCTCCTCTAGTGCGCAAGGAAGCAGTAACATCACCATAGAATTTAATCTAGATAAAGATCTGGAAGAAGCTGCTAATGATGTAAGAGACAAAGTTTCTCAAGCAGTTAGAAGCCTCCCTCAAGATATTGATTCTCCTCCTGTGGTCTCTAAGGCCGATGCCAATGGGGATGCCATCATTTCGATGACCGTACAAAGTGATACCAGAAATGCATTAGAATTAAGTGACTACGCCGAAAATGTAATTTCGCAACGATTAGAAACTATTCCTGGTGTGAGTGGCGTTCAGATTTGGGGACAAAAAAGATACGCCATGCGTCTGTGGATTGATCCCATAAAGCTTGCTTCGTACGGCTGTACTGTTTCTGAAGTCAGAGAAGCCTTGAACAAACAAAATGTAGAATTACCCTCCGGAAAACTAACAGGAAATAATACCGAATTAACGGTAAAAACAGTAGGAAACCTTTCTACCGCTGAAGAATTCAACAATATTATTATTCGTTCCGAAGGAGAAAAAGTAGTTCGTTTTAGCGATGTAGGATTAGCAAGTCTTGGTCCAGAAAATACAGAAACTAAAATGACGCAATCTGGAACACCATTAGTTGGTGTTGCCATAGTGCCGCTTCCTGGAGCCAATTATTTAGATATTTCTGCAGCTTTTTACAAGGAATTCGAAAAATTAAAAAAGGATTTACCAAAGGATATTAAATTAAATATTGCGATTGACAATACCATATTTGTAAAAAAATCGGTTATTGAAGTAGCAGAAACATTAGGAATTTCTATTGTTTTGGTAATTTTGATTATCTATTTATTCTTTAGGGATTGGGCAATCGCGTTTAGACCATTGATTGATATTCCTGTTTCGTTAATCGCTACGTTCTTTATCATGTGGCTTTTTGGTTTCTCTATTAATGTATTGACATTATTGGCAATCGTTCTGGCAACAGGACTTGTGGTTGATGATGGAATTGTAGTCACCGAGAATATTTTCAAAAAAGTAGAAGAAGGCATGACGCCTATTGAAGCAGCAATCAAAGGATCAAATGAAATATTTTTTGCTGTAATATCGATTTCAATAACTTTGGCAGCGGTATTTTTACCCGTGATTTTCTTGGAAGGATTTGTCGGTCGACTGTTTAGGGAATTTGGTGTCGTAATAGGTGCTGCAGTATTAATTTCAGCCTTTGTTTCCCTTACGCTTACGCCAATGTTAAACGCCTATTTGATGAAAGGTGGTGAGCAAAAAAAATCAAAATTTTATATTCGTACCGAACCCTATTTTCAAAAATTAAACAGTGGTTATGCCAGCGCATTAGACCGTTTTATGAAGAAAAAATGGTTGAGTTTCCCTATTTTAATTGCTTGTTTCGGATTAATCTATTTATTTTTTAATCTGTTACAAAAAGAAACTGCACCGTATGATGACCGTAGTGGTTTTGTATTGCGTATGTCTACTCCCGAAGGTTCTTCTTATGAATACACCGATCGCTTCATGCAAGAAATATCAAAATTAGTCGATGACTCTATTCCAGGCAAAAAAGTAGCCTTGGTTATCACATCTCCAGGTTTTGGGTCTTCCTCTGTAAATAGTGGATTTATTAGAGTTTCTTTGGTACAACCCAATGAAAGAAAAGAATCTCAAAAAGAAATTGCAGAGAAATTAACCAAATGGACGAAGCAATATCCAGACGCAAAAACATCCGTAATTGAGCAGCCTACCATTGCTGTCAACCGACGTGGTGGATTACCGATTCAATACATTATTCAAGCACCAAACTTTAAAAAACTGGAAGAAAAAATTCCTGTTTTCATGGATGAAGTGGCTAAAAACCCAACTTTTGCAGTTAGTGATGTGAATTTAAAATTCAACAAACCAGAAGTTAATGTCACTATTGATCGAGAAAAAGCGGAAAGCTTAGGGATTTCAGTGATTGATATTGCGCAAACCTTACAACTTTCATTGAGTGGTCAACGTTTTGGTTATTTCATGCAAAATGGAAAACAATATCAGGTTATTGGGCAATTTGATCAAAAAGACCGCTCGAAACCATTGGATTTAACTTCTATGTATGTTAAAAATAATATGGGACAATTAATCCAAATGGATAATGTAGTGACGATTGAAGAAAAAAGTAATCCGCCACAATTGTACCACAACAATCGCTATATGGCTGCGACTATTTCTGCAGGTCTTGCTCCTGGTAAAAGTATCAACGATGGAATTGATGCCATGAACGAAATAAAAGCCAAAGTGCTGGACGATACGTTCACCACAGATTTAGGTGGAGAATCTAGAGATTTTGTAGAAAGTAGTTCTAATACTGCCTTTGCATTTGGACTGGCATTATTATTAATTTTCTTAATTCTGTCGGCACAATTTGAAAGCTTCATCGATCCTTTTATCATTATTTTGACCGTTCCAATGGCCGTTGCAGGTGCACTATTCTCCTTGTGGTTGTTTGACCAAACTTGGAATATTTTCAGCCAAATTGGAACTGTAATGCTTATTGGTTTGGTAACCAAAAACGGAATCTTAATCGTCGAGTTTGCGAACCAGCTGCGGGAACAAGGCAAACCAAAATTAGAAGCTATATTAGAAGCTTCGGAAGCTAGATTACGACCAATTTTAATGACAAGTTTGGCAATTTCATTAGGAGCTTTACCAATTGCTATGTCACTTGGAGCAGCTTCAACAAGTAGAATTGGAATGGGAGTTGTAATCGTAGGTGGAACTATTTTCTCTTTGGTTTTAACATTATTTGTTATTCCAGCAATGTATTTAATGTGGTCAAAAGCCAGAAAACATTATCCTGAATTTGATCATATTGAAGAATATGAAAGGGAAGTAAAATAA
- a CDS encoding TolC family protein codes for MTHTKILLQSFILLLFCVVRTNAQEVLTLETAVKIALENNYEIKIATNNLTIGKTNVAIGNAGMLPTVTATVLDNNSIQNSSQTRQDGTETELDNAKNNSLTYGVGLDWTIFDGLRMFTRLEQLKELQKLGEAQLKLTVITRISDVNAAYYNLVQQQQQLAALDTTIVISNQRLALAQNRFTIGKASKLEVLNAQVDLNTDQVALLRQKELYANSKILLNQLLARDVATDFKVIDELEVDALLLLPELRALAEKQNPQLESQIINKRVAELELKQIKAARYPTVRVNSAYNFSESQSSLGFVAQSQSRGLNYGFSASLNLFDGFAQNRNEKIAKIQIENSKLNIDQQNLALNSQLASSYQTYLTNLELISLEEKNESIAKQNLNITLDKFRIGTITTLEFRTAQLNYVNAKVSYSNAQFQGKLSEIALRELAGNLNF; via the coding sequence ATGACACATACTAAAATACTATTGCAAAGCTTTATACTACTCTTATTTTGTGTAGTAAGAACGAATGCACAAGAAGTTTTGACATTGGAAACTGCAGTGAAAATTGCATTGGAAAACAATTACGAAATAAAAATTGCCACTAATAATTTAACCATTGGAAAAACAAACGTAGCCATTGGAAATGCAGGAATGTTACCTACAGTTACTGCAACTGTTCTCGATAACAATAGTATTCAGAATAGTTCACAAACCCGTCAAGACGGCACTGAAACAGAATTAGACAATGCTAAAAACAATAGTTTGACATATGGCGTTGGATTAGATTGGACTATTTTTGACGGTCTGCGAATGTTTACCAGGCTAGAGCAATTGAAAGAATTACAAAAATTAGGGGAAGCACAATTAAAACTTACTGTTATTACACGAATCAGTGACGTGAATGCGGCTTATTATAATTTGGTGCAACAACAACAACAATTAGCCGCTTTAGATACAACAATTGTGATCTCAAATCAACGATTAGCATTGGCACAAAACAGATTTACGATTGGAAAAGCATCTAAACTGGAAGTCTTGAATGCCCAAGTAGATTTGAATACTGATCAAGTTGCGTTGTTAAGACAAAAAGAATTGTATGCTAACAGTAAGATTTTATTGAATCAACTATTAGCCAGAGATGTTGCCACCGATTTTAAAGTAATTGATGAACTTGAGGTAGACGCGCTACTATTACTACCAGAACTAAGAGCTTTAGCCGAAAAACAAAATCCGCAATTAGAATCTCAAATCATTAATAAAAGAGTAGCCGAATTAGAATTAAAACAGATCAAAGCGGCACGTTATCCTACCGTAAGAGTAAATAGTGCTTATAATTTTTCAGAAAGTCAATCGAGTCTTGGCTTCGTAGCACAATCCCAATCCAGAGGTTTGAACTATGGTTTTAGTGCTTCTTTGAATCTTTTTGATGGTTTTGCACAAAATAGAAATGAGAAAATTGCCAAAATTCAAATTGAAAATTCTAAGTTAAATATCGATCAACAAAATTTAGCTTTAAACTCACAGTTGGCGAGTTCTTATCAGACCTATTTGACCAATTTAGAATTGATTTCTTTAGAAGAAAAAAATGAATCGATTGCGAAACAAAACTTGAATATTACTTTAGATAAATTCAGGATTGGAACCATCACAACTTTAGAATTCAGAACCGCACAATTGAATTATGTGAATGCTAAAGTGAGTTACAGCAATGCACAATTTCAAGGAAAACTATCTGAAATTGCACTTAGAGAATTAGCCGGAAATCTTAATTTTTAA